A single Micromonospora luteifusca DNA region contains:
- a CDS encoding threonine/serine dehydratase produces the protein MVDRSDVEAAAALVEGRVRETPVIAVDGADLGVPGQLSLKLELHQHTGSFKPRGAFNRMLQGQLPTAGVIAASGGNHGLAVAYAARSLGVPAEVFVPVTSSPVKVQRLAGLGAQVRQVGQHYAEALAASSQRAGETGALVVHAYDQPEVVAGQGTVGRELERQVDGIDTVLVAVGGGGLVSGIASWFDGSVRVVAVEPEQIPTLHSALKAGGPVDIEVGGIATDSLGARRIGDIAFDTARRTGVVSVLVSDEDLVRARRLLWSELRVAAEFGGATALAALVGGAYVPQAGERVAVIICGGNTDPSDLGPAAPH, from the coding sequence ATGGTGGACAGAAGCGACGTCGAGGCGGCCGCCGCACTGGTCGAGGGGCGGGTCCGGGAGACCCCGGTCATCGCCGTCGACGGTGCTGACCTGGGCGTGCCCGGGCAGCTCAGTCTCAAGTTGGAGTTGCACCAGCACACCGGCTCGTTCAAGCCGCGTGGCGCGTTCAACCGGATGCTTCAGGGGCAGCTGCCGACGGCCGGAGTGATCGCCGCCTCGGGCGGCAACCATGGCCTTGCCGTCGCGTACGCGGCACGGTCGCTGGGCGTGCCGGCGGAGGTCTTCGTGCCGGTGACCTCCTCGCCGGTCAAGGTGCAGCGGTTGGCCGGGTTGGGCGCCCAGGTGCGCCAGGTCGGCCAGCACTACGCGGAGGCGTTGGCGGCGAGCAGCCAACGCGCCGGGGAGACCGGCGCGTTGGTCGTGCACGCGTACGACCAGCCGGAGGTGGTGGCCGGTCAGGGAACCGTCGGCCGGGAGCTGGAACGGCAGGTCGACGGGATCGACACGGTGCTGGTGGCGGTCGGCGGCGGCGGGTTGGTGTCCGGCATCGCCAGTTGGTTCGACGGTTCGGTACGCGTCGTCGCCGTCGAACCCGAGCAGATCCCCACCCTGCACTCCGCGCTGAAGGCGGGCGGACCGGTCGACATCGAGGTGGGCGGTATCGCCACGGACTCGCTGGGCGCCCGCCGGATCGGCGACATCGCGTTCGACACCGCCCGCCGGACCGGGGTGGTCTCCGTGCTGGTCAGTGACGAGGACCTGGTGCGGGCGCGTCGGCTGCTCTGGTCGGAGTTGCGGGTCGCCGCCGAGTTCGGTGGTGCCACCGCGCTGGCCGCGCTGGTCGGCGGCGCGTACGTGCCGCAGGCGGGGGAGCGGGTGGCAGTGATCATCTGTGGTGGCAACACCGACCCGAGTGACCTGGGCCCGGCCGCGCCGCACTGA
- a CDS encoding TetR/AcrR family transcriptional regulator C-terminal domain-containing protein, producing MAIIDAGGEMPNSSRVSVLPGAGDVEENLAELAHAVLDFYQQSIPMLGALLADPERMAAHRVAMSRHGGGPDKAVAVFATYLRAEQDIGRLNPGADPEAAASLLIGACFHEAFLRYYAQGPDAEPASRASAEALARAVVRPLR from the coding sequence GTGGCGATCATCGATGCTGGCGGCGAAATGCCCAATTCGTCCCGGGTCTCGGTCCTCCCTGGTGCAGGCGACGTCGAGGAAAACCTTGCCGAACTCGCGCACGCGGTCCTGGACTTCTACCAGCAGTCGATCCCGATGCTGGGGGCGCTCCTCGCCGACCCCGAGCGCATGGCGGCGCACCGGGTGGCAATGAGCCGGCACGGCGGAGGCCCCGACAAAGCGGTCGCCGTCTTCGCCACGTACCTGCGAGCTGAGCAGGACATCGGTCGCCTCAACCCGGGCGCGGACCCGGAAGCTGCCGCGTCGCTACTGATCGGCGCCTGCTTCCACGAGGCGTTCCTGCGCTACTACGCCCAGGGGCCGGACGCAGAGCCGGCTTCGCGCGCGTCCGCCGAAGCGCTGGCCAGGGCAGTTGTTCGCCCACTTCGGTAA
- a CDS encoding SRPBCC family protein codes for MTQAASAVVRRQVVVNAPIERAFAVFTERFGDFKPREHNLLHVPIAETVFEPKVGGHIYDRGADGSECRWARILAYEPPTRVVFSWDIGPTWQVETDPDLTSEVEVVFVAETPAQTRIELEHRHLDRHGPGWESVRDGVDSDTGWPLYLSRYLSLSGADN; via the coding sequence ATGACGCAAGCAGCTTCGGCGGTGGTTCGCCGGCAGGTCGTCGTCAACGCGCCGATCGAACGGGCCTTCGCGGTGTTCACCGAGCGCTTCGGCGACTTCAAGCCACGCGAGCACAACCTGCTCCACGTCCCCATCGCCGAGACCGTGTTCGAGCCCAAGGTCGGCGGGCACATCTACGACCGGGGTGCCGACGGCAGCGAATGCCGGTGGGCACGCATTCTCGCGTACGAGCCGCCGACCCGGGTCGTCTTCAGCTGGGACATCGGACCGACCTGGCAGGTCGAAACCGACCCGGACCTCACCAGCGAGGTCGAAGTCGTATTCGTCGCCGAGACTCCAGCCCAGACCCGGATCGAGCTGGAACACCGGCACCTTGACCGGCACGGCCCGGGTTGGGAGTCGGTCCGAGACGGAGTCGACAGCGACACCGGATGGCCCCTCTACCTCAGCCGCTACCTCTCCCTCTCTGGTGCCGACAACTAA
- a CDS encoding ArsR/SmtB family transcription factor, which yields MGTYGVHPGWEALGDPSRLAIVQRLAERPRAVGELADELPISRPAVSQHLKVLKGAGLVVDQAVGTRRVYRLSPVGLAALRDQLDTFWRRALDGYQDIVDETEESS from the coding sequence GTGGGGACTTACGGAGTGCATCCGGGCTGGGAGGCGCTGGGCGATCCCAGCAGGCTCGCCATCGTTCAGCGCCTAGCCGAGCGGCCCCGGGCCGTGGGGGAGCTGGCAGATGAGTTGCCCATCAGTCGACCAGCCGTGTCGCAGCACCTCAAGGTGCTCAAGGGTGCGGGCCTGGTCGTCGACCAGGCGGTGGGAACCCGCCGCGTCTACCGGCTCAGTCCGGTTGGGTTGGCCGCTCTACGGGACCAGCTCGACACCTTCTGGCGCCGGGCGCTGGACGGTTATCAAGACATCGTCGACGAGACCGAGGAGAGTTCATGA
- a CDS encoding SigE family RNA polymerase sigma factor, which translates to MSRHEDDEQFRLFVQRQWGPLLRTAYLLTGDRGAAEDLTQSALEKTHRRWGRVLRRDAPEVYVRRAMVNTAISWRRRRRPLEVPLLTSDSTPTLDAYAQVEERQLLLTLLRRLPPRTQAVLVLRYFEDLSEADTAKVLGCSIGSVKSQASRGLARLRNELAPPVPQSPVRLLEEEIA; encoded by the coding sequence GTGAGCCGGCACGAGGACGACGAACAGTTCCGGCTGTTCGTACAACGACAGTGGGGGCCGTTGCTCCGAACGGCCTACCTGCTGACCGGCGACCGAGGGGCAGCCGAGGACCTGACGCAGTCGGCGTTGGAGAAGACCCATCGGCGCTGGGGGCGGGTGCTGCGCAGGGACGCGCCCGAGGTCTACGTACGCCGGGCGATGGTCAACACGGCGATCTCCTGGCGGCGTCGGCGGCGGCCGTTGGAGGTGCCGCTGTTGACCTCCGACAGCACGCCGACGCTGGACGCCTACGCGCAGGTGGAGGAGCGGCAACTGCTCCTCACCCTGCTGCGGCGGTTGCCGCCCAGGACCCAGGCGGTCCTGGTGCTGCGCTACTTCGAGGACCTCAGCGAGGCGGACACCGCCAAGGTTCTCGGCTGCTCCATCGGCTCGGTGAAGAGCCAGGCGTCGCGCGGGTTGGCGCGGCTGCGGAACGAGTTGGCCCCACCCGTCCCGCAGTCCCCGGTACGGCTGCTCGAGGAGGAAATCGCATGA